One part of the Mya arenaria isolate MELC-2E11 chromosome 3, ASM2691426v1 genome encodes these proteins:
- the LOC128227659 gene encoding uncharacterized protein LOC128227659 isoform X2, whose amino-acid sequence MHIQVEERVFSSIADSSGCLGSALVAGDSNVHRIQAAIPNWSTIRCLPVSGAKFVNDKKGFVAVLQLSLKKEFYPCVYIHLGSNDVQAREDVFYRRVTEVCDSIHETSPETEIVLCSILPRKKNDRRVSSTLARVFNRWIQNANTMLMDISEAIPYIRFLGYGAQECADVLGRDGLHLSRVGGRHCSQVIEEDVYSWSEIAYQQDVHWNEDIRQPHSAEIDASSFDQCLAAAVEPVSDQNVQASKQPLYSEIVRLPAAEVPDVTSVQHNVKLPRRNVLKVDECARSARPCNHRSNKHRRARRRKFTQHRQLKVQRSEQYKDHVEILLTSDVTVKVKADNVHSIWMCPKEDAITTKKRLPVCSTMTGVKKINKTWFDCPLCPVKCSREDFLLDHFCRRHVPGGTKYKKNTDNSFCHRKSTKSSRSQPNSKSTISTSSLNPVEKTSPPHQDELDIADHADFSKLKLLLSNDVEQNPGPTYHCEWNNCGFIGLTTTRMGQHLRQHGREEECKWAQCNGFQRTSYEDLELHIIHDHFFDDRITFPSLDDWLEYLPEKRIDPETTDLRFCPKHLRSKLKLLLFDEDYLDMPTNKSYTMSDHLCTLDFEICFSLSEQTPTLASSFAVEKGQQVPPEVPPEIHHVFNV is encoded by the exons GAGCCAAGTTTGTGAATGACAAGAAGGGATTTGTGGCAGTTCTGCAGCTTTCATTGAAGAAGGAGTTTTACCCATGTGTCTATATTCATCTTGGCTCCAATGATGTTCAAGCCAGAGAGGATGTGTTTTATAG gagAGTCACTGAGGTATGTGATAGTATCCACGAGACGAGTCCGGAAACTGagattgttttatgttctattcTGCCACGAAAAAAGAATGACAGACGAGTATCTTCAACATTAGCGAGAGTCTTCAACAGATGGATCCAGAATGCTAACACCATGCTAATGGACATTTCAGAGGCCATCCCATACATCAGATTCCTTGGATATGGAGCTCAg gAATGTGCTGATGTGTTGGGTCGTGATGGACTTCATCTGAGTCGTGTTGGTGGTAGACATTGTAGTCAGGTGATTGAGGAGGATGTGTATTCCTGGAGTGAAATAGCCTATCAGCAGGATGTACATTGGAATGAAGACATACGCCAACCACATTCAGCAGAGATTGATGCATCAAGCTTTGACCAGtg CCTGGCAGCTGCTGTTGAACCAGTCAGTGACCAGAATGTCCAGGCCAGCAAGCAGCCTCTGTACTCGGAAATAGTCCGTTTG CCAGCAGCTGAAGTTCCAGATGTTACCTCAGTGCAGCATAATGTGAAGTTACCAAGGCGCAATGTATTGAAG GTTGATGAATGTGCTAGATCAGCCAGACCATGTAACCACAGATCAAACAAACATCGAAGGGCAAGGCGAAGAAAATTTACGCAACACAGACAGCTGAAAGTTCaaag aTCTGAGCAGTATAAAGATCACGTTGAAATTCTGTTGACATCTGATGTAACGGTAAAGGTGAAGGCAGACAATGTACATAGCATCTGGATG TGCCCGAAAGAAGACGCCATTACCACAAAGAAGCGCCTACCTGTCTGCTCTACAATGACTGGAGTTAAGAAGATAAACAAG ACATGGTTTGACTGCCCCCTTTGCCCAGTGAAGTGTTCTAGAGAAGATTTCCTACTGGACCATTTCTGTCGACGCCATGTTCCTGGAGGGACCAAATACAAGAAGAACACTGACAATTCTTTCTGTCATCGG AAATCAACGAAGAGCAGCAGAAGTCAGCCAAACTCGAAGAGCACCATTTCAACATCCAGCCTGAACCCTGTAGAAAAAACTTCACCTCCCCATCAAG ATGAATTGGATATCGCAGATCACGCCGATTTCTCcaaattaaaattacttttatcaaatgatGTTGAGCAAAATCCTGGACCT ACCTATCACTGTGAATGGAATAATTGTGGATTCATCGGGCTAACAACAACCAGAATGGGACAACACCTGCGACAACATGGACGAGAAGAGGAATGCAAATGGGCGCAATGCAATGGATTTCAGCGAACGAGCTACGAAGACCTGGAGTTACACATTATACACGACCACTTCTTTGAT gaCAGAATCACCTTTCCTTCCCTAGATGATTGGCTGGAATATCTCCCAGAAAAAAGAATCGACCCAGAAACCACTGATTTACGCTTCTGTCCAAAACACCTG AGAAGCAAGCTGAAGTTGTTACTGTTTGATGAGGACTACCTGGACATGCCGACAAACAAATCATACACAATGAGCGACCACCTGTGTACACTGGATTTTGAAA TATGTTTCAGTTTGAGCGAACAGACTCCAACTTTGGCTTCCAGCTTTGCTGTTGAGAAAGGTCAACAAGTTCCACCAGAAGTTCCACCAGAAATACATCACGTCTTTaat GTTTGA
- the LOC128227659 gene encoding uncharacterized protein LOC128227659 isoform X1 — MHIQVEERVFSSIADSSGCLGSALVAGDSNVHRIQAAIPNWSTIRCLPVSGAKFVNDKKGFVAVLQLSLKKEFYPCVYIHLGSNDVQAREDVFYRRVTEVCDSIHETSPETEIVLCSILPRKKNDRRVSSTLARVFNRWIQNANTMLMDISEAIPYIRFLGYGAQECADVLGRDGLHLSRVGGRHCSQVIEEDVYSWSEIAYQQDVHWNEDIRQPHSAEIDASSFDQCLAAAVEPVSDQNVQASKQPLYSEIVRLPAAEVPDVTSVQHNVKLPRRNVLKVDECARSARPCNHRSNKHRRARRRKFTQHRQLKVQRSEQYKDHVEILLTSDVTVKVKADNVHSIWMCPKEDAITTKKRLPVCSTMTGVKKINKQTWFDCPLCPVKCSREDFLLDHFCRRHVPGGTKYKKNTDNSFCHRKSTKSSRSQPNSKSTISTSSLNPVEKTSPPHQDELDIADHADFSKLKLLLSNDVEQNPGPTYHCEWNNCGFIGLTTTRMGQHLRQHGREEECKWAQCNGFQRTSYEDLELHIIHDHFFDDRITFPSLDDWLEYLPEKRIDPETTDLRFCPKHLRSKLKLLLFDEDYLDMPTNKSYTMSDHLCTLDFEICFSLSEQTPTLASSFAVEKGQQVPPEVPPEIHHVFNV; from the exons GAGCCAAGTTTGTGAATGACAAGAAGGGATTTGTGGCAGTTCTGCAGCTTTCATTGAAGAAGGAGTTTTACCCATGTGTCTATATTCATCTTGGCTCCAATGATGTTCAAGCCAGAGAGGATGTGTTTTATAG gagAGTCACTGAGGTATGTGATAGTATCCACGAGACGAGTCCGGAAACTGagattgttttatgttctattcTGCCACGAAAAAAGAATGACAGACGAGTATCTTCAACATTAGCGAGAGTCTTCAACAGATGGATCCAGAATGCTAACACCATGCTAATGGACATTTCAGAGGCCATCCCATACATCAGATTCCTTGGATATGGAGCTCAg gAATGTGCTGATGTGTTGGGTCGTGATGGACTTCATCTGAGTCGTGTTGGTGGTAGACATTGTAGTCAGGTGATTGAGGAGGATGTGTATTCCTGGAGTGAAATAGCCTATCAGCAGGATGTACATTGGAATGAAGACATACGCCAACCACATTCAGCAGAGATTGATGCATCAAGCTTTGACCAGtg CCTGGCAGCTGCTGTTGAACCAGTCAGTGACCAGAATGTCCAGGCCAGCAAGCAGCCTCTGTACTCGGAAATAGTCCGTTTG CCAGCAGCTGAAGTTCCAGATGTTACCTCAGTGCAGCATAATGTGAAGTTACCAAGGCGCAATGTATTGAAG GTTGATGAATGTGCTAGATCAGCCAGACCATGTAACCACAGATCAAACAAACATCGAAGGGCAAGGCGAAGAAAATTTACGCAACACAGACAGCTGAAAGTTCaaag aTCTGAGCAGTATAAAGATCACGTTGAAATTCTGTTGACATCTGATGTAACGGTAAAGGTGAAGGCAGACAATGTACATAGCATCTGGATG TGCCCGAAAGAAGACGCCATTACCACAAAGAAGCGCCTACCTGTCTGCTCTACAATGACTGGAGTTAAGAAGATAAACAAG CAGACATGGTTTGACTGCCCCCTTTGCCCAGTGAAGTGTTCTAGAGAAGATTTCCTACTGGACCATTTCTGTCGACGCCATGTTCCTGGAGGGACCAAATACAAGAAGAACACTGACAATTCTTTCTGTCATCGG AAATCAACGAAGAGCAGCAGAAGTCAGCCAAACTCGAAGAGCACCATTTCAACATCCAGCCTGAACCCTGTAGAAAAAACTTCACCTCCCCATCAAG ATGAATTGGATATCGCAGATCACGCCGATTTCTCcaaattaaaattacttttatcaaatgatGTTGAGCAAAATCCTGGACCT ACCTATCACTGTGAATGGAATAATTGTGGATTCATCGGGCTAACAACAACCAGAATGGGACAACACCTGCGACAACATGGACGAGAAGAGGAATGCAAATGGGCGCAATGCAATGGATTTCAGCGAACGAGCTACGAAGACCTGGAGTTACACATTATACACGACCACTTCTTTGAT gaCAGAATCACCTTTCCTTCCCTAGATGATTGGCTGGAATATCTCCCAGAAAAAAGAATCGACCCAGAAACCACTGATTTACGCTTCTGTCCAAAACACCTG AGAAGCAAGCTGAAGTTGTTACTGTTTGATGAGGACTACCTGGACATGCCGACAAACAAATCATACACAATGAGCGACCACCTGTGTACACTGGATTTTGAAA TATGTTTCAGTTTGAGCGAACAGACTCCAACTTTGGCTTCCAGCTTTGCTGTTGAGAAAGGTCAACAAGTTCCACCAGAAGTTCCACCAGAAATACATCACGTCTTTaat GTTTGA